One part of the Fretibacterium sp. OH1220_COT-178 genome encodes these proteins:
- a CDS encoding NAD/NADP-dependent octopine/nopaline dehydrogenase family protein produces MKIAVIGAGACGFTTAAHCSLKGHEVALYEFPEFSESVAEIKKLGGIHMEICEGNGLPQGFAEIGTITTDIAAALKDAEIVIVAVPAYGEARAAEVCAPYLRKEQYVYLSSGYMYGSLEFSRTLKKNGNHEPIAVAEMNNTIYATFKTNPSTIWAGGYKHGLGVASFPGKSATALVEKLKALYPEIVEFENIVQTGVSNPNPSLHATTVVFNACYVDRKAEVLLYHDGEHLSAMSEAVARVNEDMNAERMQLLEKGVFRSLKDWKFTIKDWYAYHGVRGESLVEIVSSHPGLSLGKLPKTFEHRYLTEDVPFGLLPLIEILERHEIPCPVNKGVASLAASLSGIDFARRGRTLRSLGLEKLSNGDLFRYLHEGEI; encoded by the coding sequence ATGAAAATAGCAGTCATCGGCGCGGGCGCTTGCGGTTTCACGACCGCCGCACATTGTTCTCTGAAGGGGCACGAGGTCGCCCTCTACGAGTTTCCGGAGTTCTCGGAGTCCGTCGCCGAGATAAAAAAACTGGGCGGCATCCACATGGAGATATGCGAGGGCAACGGCCTTCCCCAGGGATTCGCTGAAATCGGCACCATCACGACGGACATAGCCGCCGCGTTGAAGGATGCGGAGATCGTCATCGTCGCTGTACCCGCATACGGAGAGGCCCGAGCCGCGGAGGTCTGTGCCCCGTACCTGAGGAAGGAACAGTACGTCTACCTCTCCTCGGGCTACATGTACGGCAGCCTGGAATTCTCCCGGACGCTCAAAAAGAACGGCAACCACGAGCCCATCGCGGTCGCCGAGATGAACAACACCATCTACGCCACATTCAAGACCAATCCCTCGACGATCTGGGCAGGCGGGTACAAGCACGGGCTCGGTGTCGCCTCCTTTCCCGGCAAATCGGCGACGGCTCTGGTGGAAAAACTCAAGGCCCTCTATCCCGAGATCGTGGAGTTCGAGAACATCGTCCAGACCGGGGTATCGAACCCCAACCCCTCCCTGCATGCGACCACGGTCGTCTTCAACGCGTGTTACGTCGACCGGAAGGCCGAGGTGCTGCTCTACCACGACGGAGAACACCTGAGCGCCATGAGCGAAGCGGTAGCCCGCGTCAACGAGGATATGAACGCCGAGCGCATGCAGCTGCTCGAAAAAGGCGTATTTCGGTCGTTGAAGGACTGGAAGTTCACAATCAAGGATTGGTACGCCTACCACGGGGTCCGGGGAGAATCCCTGGTCGAAATCGTGAGCAGCCACCCCGGCCTTTCCCTGGGCAAACTGCCGAAAACCTTCGAGCACCGCTACCTGACGGAGGACGTTCCCTTCGGTCTGCTGCCCCTTATCGAGATTCTGGAGCGCCACGAGATTCCCTGCCCCGTCAACAAGGGGGTGGCCTCCCTCGCCGCCTCCCTGTCCGGCATCGATTTCGCCCGAAGAGGACGTACCCTGCGCAGCCTCGGACTCGAGAAACTCTCGAACGGGGATCTGTTCCGCTATCTGCACGAAGGGGAAATCTAA
- a CDS encoding TRAP transporter large permease produces MNAPLLFLLGTFFLFIAIRVPVAFALGLSSLLTIVQLGLPFMSMVNQMFSGISSFPLLAVPFFLLLGRLMNDGGITDRLMKVSDAWVGHIKGGLGHVNVMVSMLFAGLSGSSSADTAGIGAMLIPAMKKAGFDTDFSVAITAASSTLGGIIPPSILMVVYGAMGQLSIGALFLTGIVPGILIGIAQMVYTYCLARKRDYPSLPRKGYLERLRVTARALPPLSLPFIILGGVTLGYFTATEAAAVAVLIGLVLILLVYRHIGVRDLPAVFADSMVGYAVPMFAVANASIFGWLIAYLNAPVMVANWILSMTSSYYGVYAMIVLFLLVVGTFLSPLTAVIIFLPILQRMGDSVGIHPLHLGIIVNLTLSLGLITPPYGICLLIASQLGGISTPRAFLAILPMIFLTIGVIVLGILFPELFLFIPRFFMPSSV; encoded by the coding sequence CGTTCATGTCGATGGTCAATCAGATGTTCAGTGGAATCAGCTCCTTTCCGCTGCTTGCGGTGCCCTTTTTCCTGCTGCTCGGCAGACTGATGAACGACGGCGGTATCACCGACCGTCTGATGAAGGTCTCGGACGCCTGGGTCGGCCACATCAAGGGCGGTCTGGGGCACGTCAACGTCATGGTCAGCATGCTGTTTGCAGGGCTTTCCGGCTCCTCCTCGGCGGACACGGCCGGCATCGGGGCCATGTTGATCCCGGCGATGAAAAAGGCCGGTTTCGACACGGATTTTTCCGTCGCGATCACGGCGGCCTCCTCGACGCTCGGCGGGATCATCCCCCCCAGCATCCTGATGGTCGTCTACGGCGCGATGGGGCAGCTTTCCATCGGAGCTCTCTTTCTGACCGGGATCGTCCCCGGAATCCTGATCGGCATCGCCCAGATGGTCTATACCTATTGCCTGGCCCGAAAGCGCGATTATCCCTCCCTGCCGCGTAAGGGCTACCTCGAACGCCTCAGGGTGACCGCCCGGGCCCTTCCGCCCCTGTCCCTGCCCTTCATCATCCTGGGAGGGGTCACCCTGGGGTACTTTACGGCAACCGAGGCGGCCGCCGTCGCCGTACTCATCGGCCTGGTCCTGATCCTTCTGGTCTACCGCCATATCGGCGTCAGGGACCTCCCCGCGGTCTTCGCGGACTCCATGGTCGGGTATGCCGTCCCCATGTTCGCGGTCGCGAACGCCAGTATCTTCGGCTGGCTCATCGCCTATCTGAACGCTCCCGTGATGGTGGCGAACTGGATTTTGTCCATGACCAGCAGCTATTACGGCGTCTACGCCATGATCGTCCTGTTCCTCCTCGTCGTCGGGACCTTCCTGAGCCCCCTGACGGCCGTCATCATCTTTCTGCCCATCCTCCAGCGCATGGGGGACAGCGTGGGAATCCACCCCCTGCACCTGGGGATCATCGTCAACCTGACCCTCTCCCTGGGGCTGATCACACCCCCCTACGGGATCTGCCTTCTGATCGCGTCCCAACTGGGGGGGATAAGCACCCCGCGTGCCTTCCTGGCGATTCTGCCCATGATCTTCCTCACGATCGGGGTCATCGTCCTCGGCATCCTGTTCCCGGAGCTTTTCCTGTTCATTCCGCGGTTTTTCATGCCCTCCTCGGTCTGA